The Sinorhizobium alkalisoli genomic interval TTTGCGAGACCCAGCGACTGAAGCCAGGCACCGATCCTGCCGGAATGGGCGTTCAGATCGGCGAAGGTCAGGGATTTGCCCATGCAGGTGAAGGCAGGGCGCCAGGAATATTGCGCAACGGCGTGATCGAAGAATGCGCCGATGGACTGATAGTTAAGTGGCCCGATATGGCCGGGCACGCCCGGCGGATAGGAATTGAGCCAGATCTTTTCCCCGCTGGACCCTGCCTGCTGCATGCTAGCTTCCGCCATGCCCTCTCTCCCTCTGGTCGCCAACGAACGGCTGTGCTCACGGCGGAGAAAAACCCTCCAGATCTTCCTCTCCGACGAAGATGCTGCTTTTGCTGCGCATCTTCAAGCAGTATTCCCGCTTATATGACCTTGACGTAAACGTCAATAAACACAAATAGCGAAGGGACGTCATCCCGCCTAAATCTGCCTGTCATGTGCTTCCGCTACAGGAGGCGGAACGCGACGGAGCGCCGACAGTGAAGTGATCACGATGAAAGCGAATTGAATCGGCCTTCGATCAGCACGATGTATTGCAGGCATTCCTTAACCGAAACCGAGAAGCATACGACGTCTTGCCGGATGGCCGGCAGCGGAAGCGAATGAACGCCGCCGGTGGGAGATGGGCTGGCAAGGCCATGGGTTTGCTGTAATGTTGCTAAAAGACGGAGGAATGCAGGTGCAGTTGGGCAATCGCGAGCGAGACAATCCCCCGGCGGAGCCACGGCTCTTCGGGCAGCCGGCCCATTCACGCTCCGCCCTGGTCCTGCCAATCTCGGCGGCGCGCTGGCTGCTCGTGCTGGTGCTGCTCGCCGGCGTTTATTTCTTCCACGGCTTCGTGGTGCCGGTGCTTGCTGCCGTCGTCATCGGCTTTGCCAGCTGGCCGATCTACCGCCATCTGCTGCAGGCGGTAAACGGCAACCGCACGCTCGCCGCGACCATCGCCATCGTCCTGGTGGTCGCCTTCATCGTCGTGCCGATTTCGATCGCTGCGATCTATGCGGTGCAGGAGGTTCGCGACTGGCTCGTCTGGGCGGTGGCGACCAATGCGAACGGGGCACCGGTACCCGATTGGCTGGCAACCATACCCATGGCGGGCGACTGGCTCGGTGCGCAATGGGTGAAATATGTCGGCCATCCGGGGGCGCTCGGCGAGCTGGTGCAGCTCGTCAGCGGCTCGAATATCGGCAACATCTATCGCGGCGTGCTCGTCATCGGCGCCTCCGCCTTTCATGCCTTCCTGACACTGCTCTTCATGCTGATCACGCTGTTCTTCGTCTATCGTGACGGACAATCGTTTTCGCGGCAGCTCGACCGTCTCGGCGAACAGATCTTTCCGATGCGCTGGGAACGACTGTCTCGTGTGGTGCCACTCACCATCAGCTCCACCGTGACCGGCATGGGCATCATCGCGATCGGCGAAGGCATTGTTCTCGGCGTCGCCTATTGGCTGGCCGGCATGCCTTCGCCGGTGACGCTCGGCATCATTACCGGCATCATGGCCCTCGTCCCGGGCGGTGCGCCGCTGTGCTTCACGCTGGTGTCGGCCTATCTGATCGCCAGCGGATCACCCATCCACGGTGTCGCCCTGTTCGTGTGGGGCACGACGGAGCTCTTCATCGTCGACAAGACGCTGCGTCCGAGACTTGTCGGCGGCCCGATCAAGCTGCCCTTCCTGCCGACGTTCTTCGGCCTCGTCGGCGGCGTCAAGACCATGGGCTTCCTCGGCCTTTTCGTCGGCCCCGTCCTCATGGCACTGCTTGTCGCCATCTGGCGTGAGTGGATGCGCGAAGTGACGGCCGACGCGTCTAACCAGGCGGAGGAACCGGTAAAGCGGCTGGATCTCTCCGCCAAGTAAAGTCGGTGTGAGAGGTCGCCGACAGCGCCGTGCGTCTGGAACGCAGGTGTTGCAATGCCCCGCGGGCCCATATGGTCTTTTTCGCCAAGTTGTTTTAAGACTTGCTGCAATCGTAAAATTTGCACATTCGGTCTTGCGCGAAGATGAATGAGGTTTCCGAGGCGGGCGAAAAGCCGAGTGCCGATCGCCGCCCGATTGCGGCGCGCCAGAGCGGTTTCGCGCGATGGCTGACGGCCCTCCTTCTCAAGACACCCATCACGCCGAACCAGATTTCGGTCCTCAGCATCGCCTTTGCGGCAATCGGGGCTGCTGCCATCCTCTTTGCGCCGCGTTGGCCGCTGCTTTATCTGATCGCCGTCCTCTGCACGCAGTTGCGTCTTCTCTGCAATTTGCTCGACGGGATGGTGGCCGTCGAGGGCGGGCGCGGTTCCGCCGTCGGCGCGCTCTATAACGAGTTTCCGGACCGAGTCGCCGACAGCGTGCTCATCGTTGCGCTCGGCTATGCTGCAGAAGCGGGTTGGCTCGGCTGGGCGGGTGCGCTCGCGGCGGCGCTCACAGCCTATGTGCGCGTCTTCGGGGGCTCGCTCGGCCAGGCGCAGGATTTCCGCGGGCCCATGGCGAAACAGCACCGTATGGCGCTCATAAGTCTTGCCTGCGTGCTGGCGCTATTTGAAGCGGCATTGACGACCGAGCGCCTCGTGCTCTACGGCGCCGCCTGGATCATCCTCGTGGGGTCGTTTCTCACCTGCCTGACCCGCACTAGAGCCATCGTCTCGCGCATCCCTGGAGCAACCAGCCCGTGATCGAGACCCTGCTGATCGCCCTCACACGCTTTCTCGTCGGCGGTCAGGCGCGATGGACGGGCGCTGGGCCGGAACCGCGCCAGCGCATCTATTTCGCCAATCACGCCAGCCACCTGGATACGCTGCTCATCTGGTCGGCGCTGCCGCGACCGTTGCGTGCGTCCACGCATCCGATCGCCGCCGCTGACTATTGGGGCAGCGGCAACATCCGGCGCCACATTGCGCTTAAGGTGCTGAATGCCGTACTTGTGGAACGCTCCGCCAAGGGACCGCCGGGGGCGGCGTTGGCGCCTTTGCGCGGTGTCCTGTCGGAGGGAGGCTCTCTCATTCTCTTTCCCGAGGGCACCCGCGGCAGCGAGCGCCTTCCGGGCCCCTTCAAAAGCGGTCTCTATTGGCTGGCGCAGGATTTCCCGGATGCCGAGCTGATCCCGACCTATCTCGACAATCCCTCGCGCGCCTTTCCCAAGGGAGCTTTCTTGCCCGTTCCGATCAGTTGCACG includes:
- a CDS encoding AI-2E family transporter codes for the protein MQLGNRERDNPPAEPRLFGQPAHSRSALVLPISAARWLLVLVLLAGVYFFHGFVVPVLAAVVIGFASWPIYRHLLQAVNGNRTLAATIAIVLVVAFIVVPISIAAIYAVQEVRDWLVWAVATNANGAPVPDWLATIPMAGDWLGAQWVKYVGHPGALGELVQLVSGSNIGNIYRGVLVIGASAFHAFLTLLFMLITLFFVYRDGQSFSRQLDRLGEQIFPMRWERLSRVVPLTISSTVTGMGIIAIGEGIVLGVAYWLAGMPSPVTLGIITGIMALVPGGAPLCFTLVSAYLIASGSPIHGVALFVWGTTELFIVDKTLRPRLVGGPIKLPFLPTFFGLVGGVKTMGFLGLFVGPVLMALLVAIWREWMREVTADASNQAEEPVKRLDLSAK
- a CDS encoding CDP-alcohol phosphatidyltransferase family protein encodes the protein MNEVSEAGEKPSADRRPIAARQSGFARWLTALLLKTPITPNQISVLSIAFAAIGAAAILFAPRWPLLYLIAVLCTQLRLLCNLLDGMVAVEGGRGSAVGALYNEFPDRVADSVLIVALGYAAEAGWLGWAGALAAALTAYVRVFGGSLGQAQDFRGPMAKQHRMALISLACVLALFEAALTTERLVLYGAAWIILVGSFLTCLTRTRAIVSRIPGATSP
- a CDS encoding lysophospholipid acyltransferase family protein, whose protein sequence is MIETLLIALTRFLVGGQARWTGAGPEPRQRIYFANHASHLDTLLIWSALPRPLRASTHPIAAADYWGSGNIRRHIALKVLNAVLVERSAKGPPGAALAPLRGVLSEGGSLILFPEGTRGSERLPGPFKSGLYWLAQDFPDAELIPTYLDNPSRAFPKGAFLPVPISCTVRFGAPLARRQGEEKDEFLERARQAVSALASDAIA